Proteins encoded together in one Lepisosteus oculatus isolate fLepOcu1 chromosome 2, fLepOcu1.hap2, whole genome shotgun sequence window:
- the LOC102692255 gene encoding complement component C1q receptor-like gives MMVLLLLLLQSFLWRLNRVDLQTVKTVCTGSACYTSHLQNKNTTFQGAQKYCKDNGGNLVTLKTNEEASEIQSVLSRITEGHLDHNFEMWIGLKLEKGHCVLTDEVLKGYTWVSGAVDSQYSNWQQEPQGTCTEERCVAMHYTLHPSQPNRLEWIDRSCRDGTGYVCKFNFKGMCEVLRLAGPGEVLYTTPFFTHQISKDNAFLSQIPHGTLATVSCKDGSHAQAVCKEMNGFFGWTSHGPFCDSDKQGCKFENGGCKYKCTDNVNGGVRCECKEGYSLAEDKATCIQIDHCQRSPCEFRCEQTFESFRCICPEGFQLTENQRNCSDIDECSSNPCDHLCINKHGNFSCICRNGFEMVDGRCQDINECDTSQCSQGCINMQGSFSCYCITGFHLSEDKRSCNDIDECVNSPCEERCVNSQGSYKCSCKEHYKIAPDGNTCIPDTTPVPTPEPTDDRSKNVQNPTVQYSVESATVTAVDPRLSSEHSFTTESTEKAKTSIRTEVRITSTAMIKEYNHSKVPRKPDEQDTVEGDRANTWVLASVMGSVAAVLFLIAVASSIVLCRRKCDRKADKNDSPATDKYHWMSSGKDTPTENLQQHKDDAEADIKHNTDVV, from the coding sequence ATGATGGTGCTTCTCTTACTACTTTTGCAGTCTTTTCTTTGGAGGTTAAACAGAGTGGACCTTcaaacagtgaaaactgtgtgcaCGGGAAGCGCCTGCTACACATCACacctacaaaacaaaaacacaacgtttcaagGTGCCCAAAAGTACTGCAAGGACAACGGGGGCAATTTAGTGACATTGAAGACCAATGAAGAGGCATCGGAGATTCAGTCTGTACTTTCTCGGATTACAGAAGGACATCTGGATCATAACTTCGAAATGTGGATTGGACTAAAATTGGAAAAGGGACATTGTGTTCTTACCGATGAAGTGTTAAAAGGCTACACTTGGGTATCCGGAGCGGTGGACTCGCAATATTCTAACTGGCAGCAAGAACCACAAGGCACTTGCACAGAAGAACGCTGTGTAGCTATGCATTACACTCTGCATCCCTCGCAGCCTAATAGATTGGAGTGGATAGATCGATCCTGTAGAGATGGAACAGGGTATGTGTGCAAGTTTAATTTTAAGGGGATGTGTGAAGTCCTGCGCCTGGCAGGACCCGGAGAAGTGTTATACACAACACCATTCTTCACGCATCAAATAAGTAAAGATAATGCATTTTTATCTCAGATACCTCATGGGACTCTTGCAACTGTGTCATGTAAAGACGGTAGCCATGCTCAAGCCGTTTGTAAAGAAATGAATGGATTTTTTGGATGGACTTCTCATGGTCCGTTTTGCGACTCCGATAAACAGGGCTGTAAGTTCGAAAACGGGGGTTGTAAGTATAAATGCACAGACAACGTTAACGGAGGTGTTCGCTGTGAGTGTAAGGAGGGATACAGTCTCGCCGAGGACAAAGCGACTTGCATCCAAATAGATCATTGCCAGCGATCTCCTTGTGAGTTTCGGTGTGAGCAGACTTTTGAAAGTTTCCGTTGTATATGTCCAGAAGGATTCCAACTCACTGAGAACCAACGAAACTGCAGCGATATTGACGAATGCTCATCCAATCCCTGCGACCACCtgtgcataaataaacatggtaACTTCAGCTGCATTTGCAGAAACGGGTTCGAAATGGTAGACGGGAGATGCCAGGACATAAACGAGTGCGATACCTCTCAATGTTCACAGGGGTGCATTAACATGCAAGGATCTTTCAGTTGTTATTGTATTACGGGCTTTCACCTGTCTGAAGACAAACGCAGCTGCAACGATATTGACGAATGCGTTAACAGCCCTTGTGAGGAAAGATGCGTTAATTCGCAGGGAAGCTATAAGTGTTCTTGTAAGGAACATTACAAAATAGCACCCGATGGCAACACCTGCATTCCGGACACGACACCAGTACCTACCCCTGAACCTACAGACGACAGGAGCAAAAATGTACAGAAtccaactgtacagtatagtgtggaATCTGCAACAGTGACGGCCGTAGACCCACGTTTATCATCTGaacacagttttaccacagaaagtACTGAAAAAGCAAAGACAAGTATTAGAACTGAAGTGCGGATTACATCCACCGCAATGATCAAAGAGTACAATCATTCTAAAGtccccaggaaaccagatgaGCAAGACACTGTGGAGGGTGATAGGGCAAATACGTGGGTACTGGCTTCTGTGATGGGGTCAGTTGCTGCAGTATTGTTTTTGATTGCTGTTGCATCGTCTATTGTGCTCTGTCGCCGCAAGTGTGATAGAAAAGCAGACAAAAATGATAGCCCGGCTACAGACAAGTATCACTGGATGTCTTCGGGAAAAGATACACCAACTGAAAATCTGCAGCAACACAAAGATGATGCAGAAGCAGACATTAAACACAACACAGATGTTGTTTGA